In Monodelphis domestica isolate mMonDom1 chromosome 4, mMonDom1.pri, whole genome shotgun sequence, one DNA window encodes the following:
- the LOC100021318 gene encoding olfactory receptor 52N4-like, whose protein sequence is MQRTNATTLTPVSFILNGVPGLEDMHIWISLPFCSMYIVAMVGNCGLLCLIHYEDSLHKPMYFFLAMLSFTDIIMCSSTLPNTLGIFWFNLKEIDFIACLTQMFFIHTFTLMESGVLMLMALDRYVAICYPLRYATILTNPIIANAGFITFLRGVILVIPFTLLTKRLPYCRGNVIPHTYCDHMSVAKVSCGNVKINAVYGLMVALLIGGFDILCITVSYTMILRAVVKLSSADARQKAFGTCTAHICAIVFSYTPAFFSFFTHRFGGHRIPHSLHIIIANIYLLLPPTMNPIVYGVKTKQIRDCVIRFFVGSKDTKSHNI, encoded by the coding sequence ATGCAAAGGACCAATGCAACTACTCTGACTCCAGTTTCATTCATCCTGAATGGAGTTCCAGGACTAGAGGACATGCATATCTGGATCTCCCTTCCATTTTGCTCCATGTACATTGTGGCCATGGTGGGAAACTGTGGGCTACTCTGTCTTATTCATTATGAGGATTCCCTCCATAAGCCTATGTATTTCTTCCTTGCAATGCTTTCTTTCACTGATATCATAATGTGTTCAAGCACACTGCCTAATACTCTTGGCATCTTCTGGTTTAACCTCAAAGAAATTGATTTTATTGCTTGTCTGACCCAGATGTTCTTTATCCACACCTTCACATTGATGGAGTCTGGAGTCCTTATGCTCATGGCTTTGGACCGCTACGTGGCCATCTGCTATCCACTGCGCTATGCCACCATCCTCACCAATCCTATCATTGCCAATGCTGGGTTTATTACATTCTTAAGGGGAGTGATACTTGTTATCCCCTTCACTTTACTCACTAAGCGACTGCCCTACTGCCGAGGAAATGTCATCCCTCACACATATTGTGACCACATGTCTGTGGCCAAGGTTTCCTGTGGCAATGttaaaatcaatgctgtgtatggTCTCATGGTTGCCCTCTTGATTGGGGGCTTTGATATTCTCTGTATCACAGTGTCCTACACCATGATTTTGAGGGCTGTGGTCAAACTGTCATCTGCAGATGCTCGACAGAAAGCCTTTGGGACATGTACAGCTCATATATGTGCCATTGTATTCTCCTATACCCcagctttcttttcattttttactcaCCGCTTTGGGGGTCACAGGATCCCCCACTCTCTCCACATTATCATTGCCAACATCTACCTCCTCCTGCCTCCAACTATGAACCCCATTGTTTATGGTGTGAAAACCAAGCAGATCCGGGATTGTGTTATAAGGTTTTTTGTGGGATCCAAGGATACCAAGTCCCATAACATCTGA